A window from Oreochromis niloticus isolate F11D_XX unplaced genomic scaffold, O_niloticus_UMD_NMBU tig00002615_pilon, whole genome shotgun sequence encodes these proteins:
- the LOC109198004 gene encoding leukocyte elastase inhibitor B has protein sequence MVNAKPKQKTLQAEARKNPDRLTTKEKWMSLSNNKTGNIFLTLFSISSALAMVMLGARGNTATQMSECLQAKDCWGDVHSSFAKLLTELNRPEALFTFTVANRLYREKSCPFTQKFLIQSKKHYSTELESVDFKTRSEEVRIDVNNWMQQQHQVDHIYTCNITEVVDEDDLSELTRLVLFTATHFRGSWIKDFSWFETYDAQFWLNKLKKELTYKKFVAWTHPGKMQTCYIDVRLPRFTLEETYDLNTVLSSMSMVDVFDHTKCDFSGMSGHKDLVLSKVIHKAFVKVHEKATEATFEAIGGCELQSGKIRRGNLRYFIADHPFLFFIRHNPTMNILFAGRFCCPV, from the exons ATGGTCAACgcgaaacccaaacaaaaaacgCTTCAAGCGGAAGCCAGAAAGAATCCTGACCGTCTGACGACGAAAGAAAAGTGGATGTCA CTGAGCAACAACAAGACGGGAAACATCTTTCTCACCCTGTTCAGCATCTCTTCAGCCCTGGCTATGGTGATGCTGGGGGCCAGAGGCAACACAGCCACACAGATGTCAGAG TGCTTGCAAGCCAAGGATTGTTGGGGTGATGTTCACAGCAGCTTTGCCAAACTTCTCACTGAACTCAACAGGCCAGAGGCTCTATTTACCTTCACTGTTGCTAACAGACTGTACAGAGAGAAGTCCTGCCCCTTTACTCag AAATTCTTAATACAAAGCAAGAAACATTACAGCACAGAGCTGGAGTCTGTGGACTTCAAGACCAGGTCTGAAGAAGTCAGGATTGATGTCAACAACTGGATGCAGCAACAACACCAGGTGGATCACAtttacacat GTAACATCACAGAGGTGGTGGATGAAGATGATTTGAGTGAACTGACCAGGCTGGTGTTGTTCACTGCCACCCACTTCAGAGGCAGCTGGATTAAAGATTTCTCGTGGTTTGAAACTTATGATGCTCAATTTTGGCTTAATAAG ctgaagaaggagctgaCCTATAAAAAGTTTGTGGCTTGGACTCATCCAGGCAAGATGCAAACATGTTACATTGATGTGAGGCTGCCTCGATTTACACTGGAGGAGACGTATGACCTGAACACAGTCCTGAGCAGCATGAGCATGGTGGACGTCTTTGATCACACAAAGTGTGACTTCTCTG GCATGTCTGGGCACAAAGATCTGGTACTTTCAAAAGTCATCCACAAGGCTTTTGTGAAGGTCCACGAGAAGGCAACTGAGGCTACTTTTGAAGCTATAGGTGGGTGTGAGCTTCAGTCGGGCAAGATAAGACGGGGCAATTTAAGATACTTCATCGCAGACCAccccttcctcttcttcatcagaCATAACCCCACCATGAACATCCTGTTTGCTGGTCGGTTCTGCTGCCCTGTGTGA